Proteins encoded within one genomic window of Panacibacter microcysteis:
- a CDS encoding aminotransferase class I/II-fold pyridoxal phosphate-dependent enzyme produces the protein MYNDAFLRRKLDEREQQNAFRRLKLNTGNVDFCSNDYLGIIKNNLLAPLLATHTYAYGSAGSRLLSGNYALTEEAEAQLAAFHSAAAALIFNSGYDANVGLLSAIPQRGDTIIYDQLCHASIRDGIRLSFAQSFSFAHNDVENLEKKLKQTEGNVFVVTESVFSMDGDICPLEAIVTTCEKYHAHLILDEAHATGVIGEKGEGLAQALQLHQRIFCRMHAFGKAVGCHGAVVLGSATLKDYLVNFARSFIYSTSLPPHSIAAIRAAYHIFPGMAAERMHLQQLITTFNNATIACNRLASATPIQVVIIPGNEQVKTVAAKLQRHRLDVRAILYPTVPKGAERLRIVLHAFNTTDELQLLMNCLQ, from the coding sequence ATGTACAATGATGCTTTCCTGCGCCGCAAACTGGATGAACGCGAACAGCAAAACGCATTTCGCCGCTTAAAGTTAAACACCGGCAACGTTGATTTTTGTTCCAATGACTATCTCGGTATTATAAAAAATAACCTGCTTGCACCATTACTTGCTACTCATACTTATGCTTACGGCAGTGCAGGTTCAAGATTATTGTCGGGCAATTATGCACTGACAGAAGAAGCGGAAGCGCAGTTAGCCGCATTTCATAGTGCAGCGGCAGCACTTATTTTCAACTCCGGTTATGATGCCAATGTAGGGCTGCTGTCTGCCATACCACAACGCGGAGATACGATTATTTACGACCAGCTTTGCCATGCGTCCATCAGGGATGGTATAAGACTTTCGTTTGCACAATCTTTTTCTTTTGCACATAACGATGTGGAAAACCTGGAAAAAAAGCTCAAACAAACAGAGGGCAATGTATTTGTGGTTACCGAATCAGTATTTAGTATGGATGGTGATATTTGCCCGCTGGAAGCAATCGTTACCACCTGCGAAAAATACCATGCGCACCTTATACTGGATGAAGCGCATGCAACTGGTGTAATCGGTGAAAAAGGAGAGGGGCTTGCACAGGCATTGCAACTGCACCAGCGCATCTTTTGCAGGATGCATGCTTTTGGTAAAGCAGTGGGTTGTCATGGCGCGGTGGTGCTCGGTTCTGCAACACTGAAGGATTACCTTGTAAATTTTGCACGCAGTTTTATTTATTCCACCTCGCTGCCACCACACAGTATTGCAGCAATCCGTGCTGCTTACCATATTTTTCCAGGCATGGCGGCGGAACGTATGCACCTGCAACAGCTTATCACTACATTTAACAATGCTACGATAGCCTGCAACAGGCTTGCATCTGCCACGCCCATACAGGTGGTAATTATTCCCGGTAATGAACAGGTAAAAACTGTGGCCGCAAAACTACAGCGACACCGGCTGGATGTAAGAGCCATACTCTACCCGACCGTTCCAA
- a CDS encoding tRNA-(ms[2]io[6]A)-hydroxylase gives MMEQNLEAQKNILGLQLPTDPRWVNLASMSLQDILTDHAYCEQKAATSCISIIQRYSDKELMVKELAPVVTEEWGHFRLVLQELHRRGLALGRQRKDEYVNRLIAFQQKGGAAEGRFLDELLTMALIEARSCERFKRLSEGLDDEYLRNFYRRFMESEAGHYALFIELAETYIDKTHVRQRWLQWLQHEAAIMQELTLRGDRIH, from the coding sequence ATGATGGAACAAAACCTGGAAGCGCAAAAAAATATCCTGGGTTTGCAACTGCCTACCGACCCACGCTGGGTAAACCTGGCATCAATGAGTTTGCAGGATATTCTTACAGACCATGCATACTGCGAGCAGAAAGCTGCCACGAGTTGTATTTCTATTATACAACGTTATTCTGACAAAGAACTGATGGTTAAAGAGCTGGCACCTGTGGTAACGGAGGAATGGGGCCATTTCAGGCTGGTGCTGCAGGAATTGCACAGGCGTGGACTGGCACTTGGCAGGCAGCGCAAAGACGAATACGTGAACAGGCTGATTGCATTCCAGCAAAAAGGTGGTGCTGCTGAAGGCCGTTTCCTGGATGAACTACTGACGATGGCTTTAATAGAAGCCAGGAGTTGTGAGCGTTTTAAACGTTTGAGCGAAGGATTGGACGATGAATACCTGCGTAATTTTTACCGAAGATTTATGGAGAGTGAAGCCGGGCACTATGCCCTGTTTATTGAACTTGCAGAAACATACATTGATAAAACACATGTGCGCCAACGTTGGCTGCAATGGCTGCAGCACGAAGCTGCAATTATGCAGGAGCTTACATTGCGGGGAGACCGTATTCATTAG
- a CDS encoding ferritin-like domain-containing protein, producing the protein MLTNKTLSPKREEIASASSSSSSRRNFLGQLVGLTAIGTLAACQKNVEPVNNAITATSSEDLNFGKGDIAILNYAYLLEQLEASFYIMLTSRFYSGATEYEKKRFSQVRDHEIAHREFFKTALGSSAIPELEFDFSTIDFTKKSSVLANAKTFEDLGVSAYNGVANQIKSVDYLLAAGKIVSVEARHAAFIRDLIDPVSFADSTVVDANGLDVANPPSVVIAAADPFILTPLNATWFPM; encoded by the coding sequence ATGCTAACAAACAAGACGCTTTCGCCAAAGCGGGAAGAGATTGCATCAGCTTCTTCATCATCATCTTCACGCAGAAATTTCCTGGGCCAGCTTGTGGGCCTTACAGCTATCGGTACCCTTGCAGCTTGTCAAAAGAATGTTGAACCGGTTAACAATGCCATTACAGCAACTTCATCAGAAGACCTGAATTTTGGAAAAGGCGATATTGCCATATTAAACTATGCTTACCTGCTGGAGCAACTGGAAGCATCGTTTTATATCATGCTTACCAGCCGCTTTTATTCCGGTGCCACGGAGTATGAAAAAAAGAGATTCAGCCAGGTGAGAGACCATGAAATTGCACACCGCGAATTCTTTAAAACAGCACTGGGTTCGTCTGCTATTCCCGAACTGGAATTCGATTTCAGCACGATTGACTTCACTAAAAAATCGAGTGTTCTCGCCAATGCCAAAACGTTCGAAGACCTTGGTGTTTCTGCCTACAATGGTGTGGCCAACCAGATAAAAAGTGTAGACTACCTGCTTGCTGCCGGTAAAATTGTTTCTGTAGAAGCAAGGCACGCAGCATTTATAAGAGACCTTATAGATCCTGTATCTTTTGCAGACAGTACAGTAGTTGACGCAAATGGGCTGGATGTAGCCAACCCGCCTTCTGTTGTAATTGCGGCTGCTGATCCTTTCATTCTAACGCCACTAAATGCTACCTGGTTCCCTATGTAA
- a CDS encoding ferritin-like domain-containing protein: MNIKNILNEIEKFDPEVSDRLDSRRETIRSYTKSAGRLALAAVPLALGGFFKKAYAGTNSTSSIVDVLNFALTLEYLEADYYIKGVATSGLIPGDRAKEAFVIIRDHEKAHVAFLQTTIQSLGGTPVTKPKFDFTAGGTYPDVFSNYDTFLAVSQTFEDTGVRAYKGQAGNLISDNTILTAALQIHSVEARHASHVRYKRYLRTNDESIRQWITNKSTAGVGPSVQASYNGEETTNQLGVEIVGINGFDISMQDATESFDEPLTMDQVLAIVDPFIV; encoded by the coding sequence ATGAACATCAAAAATATTTTAAACGAAATAGAAAAGTTCGACCCTGAAGTTTCAGACAGGCTTGATTCCCGCAGAGAAACAATACGCAGTTATACAAAATCTGCTGGCAGACTTGCACTGGCGGCTGTACCGCTTGCGTTAGGAGGCTTTTTTAAGAAAGCCTACGCAGGTACAAACAGTACCAGCTCCATTGTTGATGTGTTGAACTTTGCGTTAACACTGGAGTACCTGGAAGCCGATTATTATATTAAAGGCGTTGCAACCAGCGGGTTAATACCAGGCGACCGTGCCAAAGAAGCATTTGTAATCATCAGGGATCATGAAAAAGCACATGTGGCTTTTTTACAAACTACCATACAATCTTTGGGCGGCACACCGGTAACCAAACCTAAGTTCGACTTTACTGCAGGTGGCACATACCCTGATGTATTCAGCAACTACGATACATTTCTTGCCGTATCTCAAACTTTTGAAGATACCGGTGTACGCGCTTACAAAGGCCAGGCCGGTAACCTGATTTCTGACAATACGATCTTAACTGCAGCCCTGCAGATACATTCTGTGGAAGCAAGACATGCATCTCACGTTCGTTATAAAAGATATCTCCGCACCAATGATGAATCTATCAGGCAGTGGATCACCAATAAAAGCACAGCGGGTGTTGGCCCTTCTGTACAGGCTTCTTACAACGGAGAAGAAACCACCAACCAACTGGGCGTTGAAATTGTAGGCATTAATGGTTTTGACATTTCTATGCAGGATGCAACAGAATCATTTGACGAGCCGCTGACAATGGACCAGGTTCTTGCCATTGTAGATCCCTTCATCGTTTAA
- a CDS encoding Sec-independent protein translocase subunit TatA/TatB — MGNLGFNEILLIAVVILVLFGSRKIPEFMRGIGKGVREFNDAKNTATKALQEDIAEKGV; from the coding sequence ATGGGAAATCTTGGATTCAACGAAATTCTGCTGATTGCCGTTGTTATTCTTGTTCTTTTCGGTTCACGTAAAATACCTGAATTTATGCGTGGCATTGGAAAGGGCGTAAGAGAATTTAACGATGCGAAAAACACCGCCACAAAAGCATTGCAGGAAGATATTGCAGAAAAAGGTGTTTGA
- a CDS encoding aldo/keto reductase: MKRLGTDYIDLYQIHWPDVTTPIPETMEAVAQLIKDGKVRYAGVCNYDAAQMQEADKHVMIASNQVPYSMVKRDIEKDVVPYCLEHQKGILAYSPLERGLLTGKLKPGHQFAEGDHRAGLYFFKNENIERTNNFLNEIKPIADAKGISLGQLVLLWTLEQPGITIALAGARNVQQATQNARAVDASVSNEEVQTITNALNKLQLVK, encoded by the coding sequence TTGAAAAGACTGGGTACTGATTATATAGATCTTTACCAGATACACTGGCCAGATGTTACCACGCCTATACCTGAAACAATGGAAGCCGTGGCGCAATTGATCAAAGATGGTAAAGTACGCTATGCCGGCGTGTGCAATTATGATGCGGCGCAAATGCAGGAAGCGGATAAGCATGTAATGATCGCAAGCAACCAGGTTCCGTACAGCATGGTAAAGCGCGATATTGAAAAAGATGTAGTGCCTTACTGCCTCGAACACCAGAAAGGTATTCTTGCATATAGCCCGCTTGAACGCGGTTTACTCACTGGTAAATTAAAACCTGGTCACCAGTTTGCTGAAGGCGACCACCGCGCAGGACTGTATTTTTTTAAAAATGAGAATATTGAACGCACCAACAATTTTCTTAATGAAATAAAACCGATCGCAGATGCAAAAGGCATCAGCCTTGGCCAGTTGGTGTTGTTATGGACACTAGAACAACCAGGTATTACCATTGCACTGGCAGGTGCCAGGAATGTGCAACAGGCTACACAGAACGCCAGGGCCGTAGACGCTTCTGTATCAAACGAAGAAGTGCAAACAATCACCAACGCATTGAATAAACTGCAACTGGTTAAATAA
- a CDS encoding aldo/keto reductase, giving the protein MKYRKLGNTDLDLSEITFGAWAAGGWMWGGNESNDAIAAIRASYDLGVNAIDTAPIYGQGASEEIVGKAIKDIPRDKIHILTKYGMRWMIQKATSLLKAKTTAVMILIFTNMPAKKAL; this is encoded by the coding sequence ATGAAATACAGAAAGCTTGGCAACACAGATCTGGATTTATCAGAAATAACGTTTGGCGCATGGGCCGCCGGCGGCTGGATGTGGGGCGGCAACGAAAGCAATGATGCAATAGCAGCAATTAGGGCGTCTTATGACTTAGGCGTAAATGCCATTGATACAGCGCCAATTTACGGCCAGGGTGCCAGCGAGGAAATAGTTGGCAAAGCCATCAAAGATATACCCCGTGATAAGATACATATTCTCACCAAGTATGGTATGCGCTGGATGATACAAAAGGCAACTTCGCTTTTAAAAGCAAAGACAACAGCGGTAATGATATTAATATTTACAAATATGCCGGCAAAGAAAGCGTTATAA